In the genome of Chaetodon auriga isolate fChaAug3 chromosome 15, fChaAug3.hap1, whole genome shotgun sequence, one region contains:
- the atf5a gene encoding uncharacterized protein atf5a, with translation MMATSAPVWKTLRVCPADPLALSHPQANHSQSQGCRGEVSEESQHLIGDGLTDWMTEEVDFSSYLPNPPSPPSSTNASLPPSPLQNDIQVPSDLEVMTSLLQEELAQLEDYFLSEPLPEKGPRLGKCDRGPLPPGPQPFSQLPYASYSSSNQSESSPLLVTLATGELDLLSICGGPIGRSKIPRHAPYSCSRPSGCGRKRVPDGVRFSEGYDLSSKGSNSGNSVVTLTGNYGCAEDEQLVGKSYCLGSAVEVRRCAVLPKEEKNCCFSQDVIGGPKVVGGGFGFGGSLDVPHKKEDLLMYSMREVSGGTGSNEVLNSIKTSVEVTKASVSWKSESGEGCYLATPQSEAYHSFLGNINEQVKSESLQIGQHDLHCNFLEDQGPECVLMARESLTLESSGHRQACRLKAEDHCALKYEVDIIPTEGGERKQKKRDQNKTAAHRYRQRKRAELDSLEEQLHCLEGRNRELRDKAESVEREIQYVKDLLIEVYKARSQRHKQDTTA, from the exons atgatggCAACATCAGCTCCTGTTTGGAAGACTCTTCGTGTCTGCCCGGCAGaccccctcgctctctctcacccacagGCTAaccacagccaatcacaggggTGCAGGGGGGAGGTGTCAGAGGAGAGTCAGCACTTAATTG GTGATGGTCTCACTGACTGGATGACGGAAGAAGTGGATTTCTCCTCGTACCTCCCAAaccctccttcccctccctcctccaccaatGCCTCCCTTCCCCCTTCACCCCTTCAGAATGATATCCAGGTGCCCTCTGACTTGGAGGTCATGACCTCTCTGCTGCAAGAGGAACTCGCCCAACTAGAGGactacttcctgtctgaaccACTGCCAGAGAAAGGGCCGAGGCTGGGAAAATGCGACAGAGGTCCACTGCCGCCGGGTCCTCAGCCGTTCAGTCAGCTGCCATACGCATCATACTCTTCATCCAACCAATCGGAATCCAGCCCACTTCTTGTTACCCTGGCAACGGGAGAACTGGACCTGCTGAGTATCTGTGGCGGGCCCATTGGGCGATCCAAAATTCCAAGACACGCCCCGTACAGCTGCAGTCGTCCCAGTGGGTGTGGTAGGAAAAGAGTTCCTGATGGTGTGAGGTTCAGCGAAGGCTATGATTTGAGTTCCAAAGGAAGTAACTCAGGTAACTCAGTGGTGACCCTCACAGGTAACTATGGCTGTGCAGAAGACGAGCAGCTGGTAGGGAAAAGCTACTGTCTGGGTAGTGCAGTCGAGGTCAGAAGATGTGCCGTTCTaccaaaagaagagaaaaattgCTGTTTCAGTCAAGATGTCATAGGTGGTCCGAAGGTTGTTGGTGGTGGATTTGGCTTTGGTGGATCACTTGACGTCCCACACAAGAAAGAGGATCTGCTTATGTATAGCATGAGGGAGGTCAGCGGAGGCACTGGTAGCAACGAGGTGCTGAACAGTATCAAAACTAGTGTGGAGGTGACGAAAGCCAGCGTTTCTTGGAAATCAGAGAGCGGCGAAGGTTGTTACCTTGCAACACCACAGTCTGAGGCCTATCATAGCTTCTTAGGCAACATCAACGAGCAGGTGAAATCAGAAAGTCTGCAGATAGGGCAACATGATTTACACTGTAACTTCCTGGAGGATCAGGGCCCAGAATGTGTTTTAATGGCTAGGGAGAGTCTGACCTTGGAGTCTTCAGGGCACAGACAGGCATGCAGGCTGAAGGCTGAAGACCACTGTGCTTTGAAATACGAGGTGGACATCATCCCAACTGAAGGCGGTGAGcgcaaacagaagaagagagatcaGAACAAAACTGCCGCTCACAG GTATCGCCAGCGAAAAAGGGCGGAGCTAGATTCTTTGGAGGAACAGTTGCATTGCCTAGAAGGGAGGAACCGGGAGCTCCGGGACAAGGCAGAGTCGGTAGAACGTGAAATCCAGTATGTCAAAGACCTGCTGATTGAAGTTTACAAGGCCCGTAGCCAAAGGCACAAGCAGGACACAACAGCGTAA